One window of Candidatus Phytoplasma solani genomic DNA carries:
- the nusA gene encoding transcription termination factor NusA, translating to MISKNFFKLLDKIVQERDLPREEVVEAFTKGLIAGCKKNHRVKSCRVHLKEDKSKMILYKQFIVTDETNINTINLKEWTPIDLEEAQKIKLQARVGQVIEIKVDPKEFNLYAIKEFKNQFNEELTKKKRESIYHFFKQQEGKLISAKILSENEKFYNLELEKEITTLLLKKEISSNNLPHVGERIQVFLSEVKKTNKWPKLFVSHNHVGLVVKVFEENIPEIQEGIVKIMIIARISGERTKIGLLSYDPQVDAIGSCIGENSNRIKHIIKILKGEKIDLFNWSEDQKELISNALKPAQCIDVIIKNNVNKCALAIIPDDQFSLAIGKLGKNVKLAVEVTKWNIDIKTLSQAQKEGII from the coding sequence TTGATTAGTAAGAATTTTTTTAAACTTTTAGATAAAATAGTGCAAGAAAGAGATTTACCGAGGGAAGAAGTGGTTGAAGCTTTTACTAAAGGATTGATTGCTGGTTGTAAAAAAAATCATCGAGTTAAAAGTTGCCGTGTTCATTTAAAAGAAGATAAAAGCAAAATGATTTTATATAAACAATTTATAGTTACTGATGAAACCAATATTAACACTATAAACTTAAAAGAATGGACACCTATTGATTTAGAAGAGGCACAAAAAATTAAACTACAGGCTAGAGTAGGTCAAGTTATTGAAATTAAGGTTGATCCTAAAGAATTTAATTTATATGCTATCAAAGAATTTAAAAACCAATTCAACGAAGAACTAACTAAAAAGAAAAGAGAAAGTATTTATCATTTTTTTAAACAACAAGAAGGTAAACTGATTAGTGCCAAAATTCTTTCCGAAAACGAAAAATTTTATAATTTAGAATTAGAAAAAGAAATCACTACTTTATTGCTAAAAAAAGAAATTTCTAGTAATAATCTACCACATGTAGGCGAAAGAATTCAAGTTTTTTTGTCGGAAGTAAAAAAAACTAATAAATGGCCTAAACTTTTTGTAAGTCATAATCATGTCGGTCTTGTAGTCAAAGTTTTTGAAGAAAATATTCCTGAAATACAAGAAGGGATTGTAAAAATTATGATAATTGCCCGTATTTCTGGTGAACGGACAAAAATTGGATTGCTTTCTTATGATCCTCAAGTTGATGCTATTGGTTCTTGTATTGGCGAAAATAGCAATCGGATTAAACATATTATCAAAATTTTAAAAGGTGAAAAAATTGATTTGTTTAATTGGAGTGAAGATCAAAAAGAATTAATTAGTAACGCTTTAAAACCAGCTCAATGTATCGATGTTATTATTAAAAATAATGTTAATAAGTGTGCTTTAGCTATTATTCCAGATGATCAATTTTCTTTAGCTATTGGAAAATTAGGTAAAAATGTTAAATTAGCAGTCGAAGTAACTAAATGGAATATCGATATTAAAACCCTATCGCAAGCTCAAAAAGAAGGAATTATATAA
- a CDS encoding DUF2779 domain-containing protein → MNISKTRFIKFLKVLKYVNYKYLYQNKSQFLGEFGHELHNLMTEETYDKKISFLESQLDDKSIVNLDQKHLATMQPYYQKLELLAGKYLQKHFTGDVIYSLDTYQQQKFQMTKEKHQFYCFLDGYQEDEKTIRIFETKATTSKKFLQLKFQNEAKKTILFFEQEKPNILTPNDFAKNITDKNYQQKLKNLINPYDQVGKYIYDLTYQRLVIENSLTKKQKNKIRKYYLVVLNADYILDNIKDVFQDQNLITLIDLTAITAQSEQILKQDKNLLIKHLANKKKATIQTHFLPQKILTFFELIPDKNNIFNYLHNHLGFSGKKIKDLIEQNYYQILSLPFAWLKRFNNRIQYKTIKTKLSYYHFEKINLGLKQLKYPLYYLDFESFPCPFPRFSGESPYSQSLFQFSLHIEKIPGVCHKEHDHISFLAPDHKDHREKLLINLLKAIQDDNGSIIVYHKSFETSRLKELALFFPKYKTQLHNLITRILDLKDLLKGNEKFYQNLGMDKNEAQGINFYHEQLQGSFSIKKVAPLFCNFTYSNLTIQNGIEAFITYLRFPSMSQKEFQLKYQALEKYCQQDTWVMVEILKSLQAKNKNRNFPHLTFKDIDQKKISF, encoded by the coding sequence ATGAATATTTCTAAAACTCGTTTTATTAAGTTTTTAAAAGTGTTGAAATATGTTAATTATAAATATTTATACCAAAATAAAAGTCAGTTTTTGGGTGAATTTGGTCATGAATTACATAATTTAATGACTGAAGAGACTTATGATAAAAAGATAAGTTTTTTAGAATCCCAATTAGATGACAAGTCAATTGTTAATTTAGATCAAAAACATTTAGCAACGATGCAACCTTATTATCAAAAATTAGAATTGCTTGCAGGAAAATATTTACAAAAACATTTTACAGGTGATGTTATTTATTCTTTGGATACTTACCAACAACAAAAGTTCCAAATGACAAAAGAAAAACATCAATTTTATTGTTTTTTAGATGGTTATCAAGAAGATGAAAAGACTATTCGTATTTTTGAAACCAAAGCAACTACTAGCAAAAAATTTTTACAATTAAAATTTCAAAATGAAGCCAAAAAAACAATCCTCTTTTTCGAACAGGAAAAACCTAACATATTAACCCCTAACGACTTTGCTAAAAACATCACCGATAAAAACTATCAACAAAAACTTAAAAACCTTATTAATCCTTATGATCAAGTAGGTAAATATATATACGACTTAACTTATCAAAGATTAGTGATTGAAAATAGCCTTACCAAAAAACAAAAAAATAAAATTAGAAAATATTATTTAGTAGTTTTGAATGCTGATTATATTTTAGATAATATTAAAGACGTCTTTCAAGACCAAAATTTAATTACTTTGATTGATTTAACTGCAATTACTGCTCAAAGCGAACAAATATTAAAACAAGATAAAAACCTTTTAATCAAACATTTAGCTAATAAAAAAAAAGCCACTATACAAACTCATTTTTTACCTCAAAAAATATTGACTTTTTTTGAATTAATTCCAGATAAAAATAATATTTTTAATTATTTGCATAATCATCTCGGTTTTTCAGGCAAAAAAATAAAAGATTTAATTGAACAAAATTATTATCAAATTCTTAGTTTGCCGTTTGCATGGTTAAAACGATTTAATAACCGTATTCAATATAAAACTATCAAAACCAAACTTTCTTATTATCATTTTGAAAAAATCAATTTAGGTTTAAAACAATTAAAATACCCTCTTTATTATTTAGATTTTGAATCTTTTCCTTGTCCTTTTCCAAGATTTTCAGGTGAAAGTCCTTATAGTCAATCTCTTTTTCAGTTTTCCTTGCATATTGAAAAAATTCCTGGTGTATGTCATAAAGAACATGATCATATTTCTTTTTTAGCCCCCGACCATAAAGATCATAGAGAAAAATTACTTATTAATTTACTAAAAGCCATTCAAGATGATAATGGCTCGATTATTGTTTATCACAAATCTTTTGAAACAAGCCGTTTAAAGGAATTAGCTTTATTTTTTCCTAAATATAAAACTCAATTACATAATTTAATTACAAGAATATTGGATCTCAAAGATCTTTTAAAAGGCAATGAGAAATTTTATCAAAATTTAGGAATGGATAAAAATGAAGCTCAAGGAATTAACTTTTATCACGAACAGTTGCAAGGATCTTTTTCTATTAAAAAAGTTGCTCCTTTATTTTGCAATTTTACTTATTCTAATTTAACTATTCAAAACGGAATTGAAGCTTTTATAACTTATCTTCGTTTTCCTTCAATGTCCCAAAAAGAATTTCAACTAAAATATCAAGCTTTAGAAAAATATTGTCAACAAGATACTTGGGTTATGGTAGAAATTTTAAAAAGTTTACAGGCTAAAAATAAAAATCGTAATTTTCCTCATCTTACTTTCAAAGATATTGATCAAAAAAAGATATCTTTTTAA
- the smpB gene encoding SsrA-binding protein SmpB — MKTIITNKKAFYDFFLEKKKYHAGIKLLGSEVKSIRLGKISLNNAYVCVKNEEIFVVNMVVLKYPFSCSLQYDEKRIKKLLLQKKEILQIQNKIKTQGFLVIPLKVYFEKNLVKVEIVLGKGKKKYDKRNRLKEKEANLSIQQTLKKMNQ, encoded by the coding sequence ATGAAAACAATAATCACCAATAAAAAAGCATTTTATGATTTTTTTTTAGAAAAGAAAAAATATCATGCTGGTATAAAGCTCTTAGGTAGCGAAGTTAAATCAATTAGATTAGGTAAAATAAGTTTAAATAACGCTTATGTTTGTGTTAAAAATGAAGAAATTTTTGTAGTTAATATGGTTGTTTTAAAATATCCTTTTAGTTGTTCTTTACAGTATGATGAAAAAAGAATTAAAAAACTTTTATTGCAAAAAAAAGAAATTCTTCAAATTCAAAATAAAATTAAAACTCAAGGTTTTTTAGTTATTCCTTTAAAAGTTTATTTTGAAAAAAATTTAGTTAAAGTGGAAATCGTTTTAGGTAAAGGCAAAAAAAAATACGATAAAAGAAATAGATTAAAAGAAAAAGAAGCTAATTTATCCATCCAACAAACTTTAAAAAAAATGAATCAGTAA
- a CDS encoding inorganic diphosphatase, whose protein sequence is MNILHDINPKRITKEEFISVIEIPQGSKKKYEIDKETGMLLLDRFLTTSFRYPVNYGFIPLTHCEDNDPLDVLVLAQESLASLSLVKCRPLGVIKMIDNNELDEKIIAVPMADVVFKDFYDLSDISVSLLAEIKHFFLNYKALEKKNVIIEAIQGKKEALQAIEKSILTYRKLKKH, encoded by the coding sequence ATGAATATATTGCACGATATTAACCCTAAAAGAATTACTAAAGAAGAATTTATATCAGTAATTGAAATTCCTCAAGGAAGCAAAAAAAAATATGAAATCGATAAAGAAACAGGAATGTTATTGTTGGATCGTTTTTTGACGACTTCTTTTCGCTATCCTGTCAATTATGGTTTCATCCCTTTAACTCATTGCGAAGACAATGATCCTTTAGATGTCTTAGTTTTGGCCCAAGAAAGCTTAGCTTCCTTGTCTTTAGTAAAATGTCGTCCGCTGGGAGTAATTAAAATGATTGATAATAACGAATTAGATGAAAAAATCATTGCAGTTCCTATGGCGGATGTAGTTTTTAAAGATTTTTATGATTTATCAGATATTTCTGTTTCTTTGTTAGCAGAAATAAAACATTTTTTTCTAAATTATAAAGCATTAGAAAAAAAAAATGTGATTATAGAAGCAATCCAAGGAAAAAAAGAAGCTTTGCAAGCAATTGAAAAAAGTATTTTAACTTATCGAAAATTAAAAAAGCATTAA
- a CDS encoding TrmH family RNA methyltransferase: protein MITSNQNPTFKKLKKLKLKKYRDLYQQFLVYGNHLIEQSQKTLYQNTLIEIYTSTETKEGTLISPILMKELSQTKTVFDQIALCRVPLASDLLNDKILALENIQDPANLGALMRSALAFGFHQIFVSFHSADFYHEKTVRVSQGALFELALQRGNLKNFLENLKNKDYRIFSTSPHKTNFDIQTSQRYLKKVLVLGNEGTGISPLIESLSDGLLKIETQKVESLNVAIAGSILMYLL from the coding sequence ATGATTACTTCAAATCAAAATCCTACTTTTAAAAAATTAAAAAAATTAAAGTTAAAAAAATATCGTGATTTATATCAACAATTTTTAGTATATGGAAATCACTTAATTGAACAATCTCAAAAAACTTTATATCAAAATACTTTAATAGAAATTTATACTTCTACAGAAACAAAAGAAGGCACTTTGATAAGCCCTATTTTAATGAAAGAATTATCACAAACAAAAACAGTTTTTGATCAAATAGCTCTTTGTCGCGTTCCTTTAGCAAGTGATTTGTTAAATGATAAAATTTTAGCATTAGAAAATATCCAAGACCCCGCTAATCTTGGAGCTTTAATGAGAAGCGCCCTTGCTTTTGGTTTTCATCAAATTTTTGTAAGTTTTCATAGTGCTGATTTTTATCACGAAAAAACGGTTAGAGTTAGTCAAGGGGCTTTATTTGAACTTGCTTTACAAAGAGGCAACTTGAAAAACTTTTTAGAAAATCTCAAAAATAAAGATTATCGCATATTTAGTACTTCACCTCATAAAACTAATTTTGATATTCAAACATCTCAAAGATATTTAAAGAAGGTTTTAGTTTTAGGCAACGAAGGAACAGGAATTTCACCTTTAATAGAATCTCTTTCAGATGGTTTATTAAAGATTGAAACGCAAAAAGTAGAAAGTTTGAATGTAGCAATAGCTGGTAGTATTTTAATGTATCTTTTATAA
- the thiI gene encoding tRNA uracil 4-sulfurtransferase ThiI gives MEQKRILIRFGELFLKGKNKKYFIQKLKKLLQNKMKHLANINLQVKQDYAYLDYCSSLEVEVLKRLSYVSGIFSFVVVIQANKDIDDIVKKTSLLLKEKIKKPVLFKIETIRKDKRFFLTSLELTQRVAPLILKSLPGLLQVDVKKAEVILNIEVRKEQVYLYLKNDQKKALGGFPNFSSGKGLVFLSGGIDSPVAAYLAMKKGIEIELLHFESSPLTPLESVQKVIDLAKILSRYSANNQIKLHLVPFRVLQETIRKKISDPYIINVMRRMMYRLANRFAQINRHLCLINGESVGQVASQTLESMQTISQVANINILRPLATMDKSQIIEIAKNIDTFDISIRPFQDCCTLYLPLAPVTKPTIKKVEKEEHFFDYHQLLKSSLEQIITLRIEENLEFNLLDFGFYDTKEAINNFCKQKPEQKIIFNRFKGDLDDYFKSKSYF, from the coding sequence ATGGAACAAAAAAGAATTTTAATTCGTTTTGGAGAGCTTTTTTTAAAAGGTAAAAATAAAAAATATTTTATTCAAAAATTAAAAAAACTTTTACAAAACAAAATGAAACATTTAGCTAATATTAATTTACAAGTTAAACAAGATTATGCTTATCTAGATTATTGTTCAAGTTTAGAAGTTGAAGTTTTGAAAAGATTATCTTATGTCTCGGGTATTTTTTCTTTCGTAGTTGTGATTCAAGCTAATAAAGATATAGATGATATTGTTAAAAAAACTTCTTTATTATTGAAAGAAAAAATTAAAAAACCAGTTTTATTCAAAATTGAAACAATAAGAAAAGATAAAAGATTTTTTTTAACCAGTTTAGAATTAACTCAAAGAGTTGCTCCTTTGATTTTAAAATCTTTGCCAGGTTTGTTACAAGTTGATGTTAAAAAAGCAGAAGTAATTTTAAATATTGAAGTTAGAAAAGAGCAAGTTTATCTTTATTTAAAAAATGATCAAAAAAAAGCTTTAGGAGGTTTTCCTAATTTTTCTTCTGGCAAAGGGCTTGTTTTTTTAAGCGGAGGAATTGATTCTCCGGTAGCAGCCTATTTAGCTATGAAAAAAGGAATTGAAATTGAATTATTGCATTTCGAATCAAGTCCCTTAACGCCTTTAGAATCAGTACAAAAAGTGATTGATTTGGCTAAAATTTTAAGTCGTTATTCTGCCAACAATCAAATTAAATTACATTTAGTTCCTTTTAGGGTTTTGCAAGAAACTATCCGCAAAAAGATTTCAGACCCCTACATTATTAATGTTATGCGTCGGATGATGTATCGTTTAGCTAATCGATTTGCACAAATAAATCGTCATTTATGTTTAATTAATGGAGAATCAGTTGGACAAGTAGCTAGTCAAACTTTAGAAAGTATGCAAACAATTTCACAGGTTGCCAACATCAATATTTTAAGGCCTTTGGCAACCATGGATAAAAGTCAAATTATTGAAATTGCTAAAAATATTGATACTTTTGATATTTCGATTCGCCCTTTTCAAGATTGCTGTACTCTTTATCTTCCTTTAGCTCCCGTTACCAAACCAACTATTAAAAAAGTTGAAAAAGAAGAACATTTTTTTGATTATCATCAATTATTAAAATCATCTTTAGAACAAATTATTACTTTAAGAATTGAAGAAAATTTAGAATTTAATCTTTTAGATTTTGGTTTTTATGACACCAAAGAAGCAATTAATAATTTTTGTAAGCAAAAACCAGAACAAAAAATAATTTTTAATCGATTCAAAGGTGATTTAGATGATTACTTCAAATCAAAATCCTACTTTTAA
- the pdhA gene encoding pyruvate dehydrogenase (acetyl-transferring) E1 component subunit alpha — protein MLTNVYEPLKGQKLEILDVQGNLVKPELEPKIEKDVLLKMYKTMVLGRQADLAALKYQRQGRMGNYLLNSGAEASQIGAAAALEPQDWVSPYYRDGGIFFYRGVSVEQFYLYWYGNEKGSQLDPKLRILPTNIIIGSSVNLGAGLAFASKYQNKKEAIIATIGDGGTAHEEFNAGLNYAAVFEVPLVVLIQNNQYSISNPRNKVSKTSTLAQKCYAFGIPGMQVDGNDVLAVYVAVKEALKRARSGEGPILIENIAYRLEAHSTNDNASVYRSKEEENEWRKKDPILRFQAYLIKKGYLSLEQVKQIEAEAQQEIVLSHQKVEQYGSKIKLREIFEHTYDKMTPQLEEQYQECQAFFNQKEGK, from the coding sequence ATGTTAACTAACGTTTATGAACCTCTAAAAGGACAAAAATTAGAAATTCTTGACGTTCAAGGAAACCTCGTTAAACCTGAATTAGAACCAAAAATTGAAAAAGATGTTTTATTAAAAATGTATAAAACTATGGTTTTAGGCAGACAAGCAGATTTGGCGGCTTTAAAATATCAACGCCAAGGAAGAATGGGTAATTATTTACTAAATTCTGGCGCGGAAGCTTCTCAAATTGGTGCTGCTGCTGCTTTAGAACCGCAAGATTGGGTTTCACCTTATTACCGTGATGGTGGTATTTTCTTTTATCGCGGTGTTTCTGTAGAACAATTTTATCTTTATTGGTATGGTAACGAAAAAGGTTCTCAATTAGATCCGAAATTACGTATTTTACCAACTAACATAATTATTGGTTCAAGCGTTAACTTAGGCGCTGGATTGGCTTTTGCAAGCAAATACCAAAATAAAAAAGAAGCTATTATTGCAACTATTGGTGATGGTGGGACCGCTCATGAAGAATTTAATGCTGGTCTTAACTATGCTGCTGTCTTTGAGGTTCCTTTGGTAGTTTTAATTCAAAATAATCAATATTCTATTTCTAATCCTCGTAATAAAGTTTCAAAAACATCAACTTTAGCGCAAAAATGTTATGCTTTTGGAATTCCAGGGATGCAAGTAGATGGAAATGATGTTTTAGCGGTTTATGTAGCAGTCAAAGAAGCTTTAAAACGCGCAAGAAGTGGAGAAGGTCCAATTTTGATTGAAAACATAGCTTATCGACTAGAAGCTCATTCTACCAACGATAACGCTTCTGTTTATCGCAGTAAAGAAGAAGAAAACGAATGGAGAAAAAAAGATCCTATCTTACGTTTTCAAGCGTACTTAATTAAAAAAGGATATCTCAGTTTAGAACAAGTAAAACAAATAGAAGCAGAAGCACAACAAGAAATAGTTTTATCTCACCAAAAAGTAGAACAATATGGGAGCAAAATCAAATTAAGAGAAATTTTTGAACATACTTATGACAAAATGACTCCTCAATTAGAAGAACAATATCAAGAATGCCAAGCTTTTTTTAATCAGAAAGAAGGTAAGTAA
- a CDS encoding alpha-ketoacid dehydrogenase subunit beta, with translation MALMTLLKAINQTLDSQLQKDPNIVVFGQDVGKLGGVFRVTQGLQDKYGENRVFNTPIAESAIIGSAIGMAINGLKPIAEIQFDGFIFVGLEDLFAHAARMRNRSRGTRTVPMVVRVPVGGGVKSLEHHSESLEVILGSVPGLKVVIPSNPYDAKGLLMAAINDPDPVIFMEPKRIYRGFKQEVPENDYEIEIGKAKIIQEGSDITVVAWGAMVIETQLAIKQLNNEISVELIDLRSINPIDRETVIDSVKKTGRFLVVHEACKTYGPAGELITLVNEKAFMHLEAAPARVTGNDITMPLAKAEHHQFLSPEKISHAIRKVVLEE, from the coding sequence ATGGCTTTAATGACATTATTAAAAGCAATTAATCAAACTTTAGATAGTCAATTACAAAAAGATCCTAATATAGTGGTTTTTGGACAGGATGTAGGTAAATTAGGAGGAGTTTTTCGCGTTACTCAAGGATTGCAAGACAAATATGGTGAAAATCGTGTTTTTAATACTCCTATCGCAGAATCAGCTATTATCGGAAGTGCAATTGGTATGGCAATCAATGGTTTAAAACCAATCGCAGAAATTCAATTTGACGGTTTTATTTTTGTTGGTTTAGAAGATTTATTTGCCCATGCAGCCCGTATGCGTAATCGTAGTCGTGGAACTCGCACTGTGCCTATGGTAGTCAGAGTTCCTGTCGGTGGTGGAGTTAAATCTTTAGAACATCACTCCGAAAGTTTAGAAGTGATTTTAGGTTCTGTTCCTGGTTTAAAAGTTGTGATTCCTTCTAATCCCTATGATGCCAAAGGTTTATTGATGGCAGCTATTAATGATCCTGATCCAGTTATTTTTATGGAACCAAAAAGAATTTATCGTGGTTTCAAACAAGAAGTGCCAGAAAATGACTATGAAATTGAAATTGGTAAAGCTAAAATAATTCAAGAAGGTTCAGATATTACAGTTGTTGCTTGGGGAGCTATGGTGATAGAAACTCAATTAGCCATCAAACAACTAAATAATGAAATTTCAGTTGAACTCATCGATTTAAGAAGTATTAACCCTATTGACCGCGAAACTGTAATTGATTCAGTTAAAAAAACGGGTCGTTTTTTAGTAGTACATGAAGCTTGCAAAACTTATGGACCAGCTGGTGAATTGATAACTTTAGTAAATGAAAAAGCTTTTATGCATTTAGAAGCTGCCCCAGCAAGAGTGACTGGTAATGACATTACTATGCCTTTAGCCAAAGCAGAACATCATCAATTTTTAAGTCCTGAAAAAATATCTCACGCTATCCGTAAAGTAGTTTTAGAAGAATAA
- a CDS encoding dihydrolipoamide acetyltransferase family protein, with translation MFEFKFTDVGEGIHEGTITRWFFKIGDPIKEGDILVQVETDKLDVELTSPVTGTIIDMTHKEGDVINVGEMLVLIKEPGDTEVEVKQTTTASIASSATKTADITAIKSNPNNTKKVLATPLVRSLAKELGINLNTIKGSGFGGKILKEDILASQKTIEKTKQTTAKSSLMTEETELKTVNAAEQTEIIKISRLRKAIAQKMVLSKNTIPETTLMDEINITALVTLRKQAKIQAEKQGIKLTFMAFIMKAVAIALEEFPIFNASYDDDKEEIILKKIINLGIAVDTKDGLIVPNVKNANKLNLLELAKNLQEVAKATTERKVQLEQLQNGTFTITNFGSLDISYGTPVINYPELAILGVGKISKKAIIENNQIIIADMLPLSLAIDHRIIDGADGGRFLKRIKELLSLPTLLLLS, from the coding sequence ATGTTTGAATTTAAATTTACTGATGTCGGAGAAGGCATTCATGAAGGAACCATCACAAGGTGGTTTTTTAAAATAGGCGATCCAATTAAAGAAGGTGATATTTTAGTTCAAGTAGAAACAGACAAATTAGACGTTGAACTAACCTCTCCTGTTACAGGTACTATCATTGACATGACTCACAAAGAAGGCGATGTGATTAATGTTGGAGAAATGCTTGTTTTAATTAAAGAACCAGGAGACACTGAAGTAGAAGTTAAACAAACAACAACCGCTTCGATTGCTTCTTCCGCCACAAAAACTGCAGACATAACTGCAATAAAATCAAATCCTAACAACACTAAGAAAGTGTTAGCAACTCCTTTAGTTCGAAGTTTAGCTAAAGAATTAGGAATTAATTTAAACACCATCAAAGGAAGTGGTTTTGGTGGCAAAATCTTAAAAGAGGATATTCTTGCAAGTCAAAAAACTATAGAAAAAACAAAACAAACAACTGCAAAAAGTTCTTTGATGACAGAAGAAACTGAATTAAAAACAGTTAATGCCGCTGAGCAAACAGAAATCATTAAAATTTCACGTTTAAGAAAAGCAATTGCACAAAAAATGGTCCTTTCAAAAAACACCATTCCAGAAACAACTTTAATGGATGAAATTAACATTACTGCTTTAGTTACTTTAAGAAAACAAGCTAAAATACAAGCCGAAAAACAAGGAATTAAACTGACTTTTATGGCTTTTATCATGAAAGCAGTCGCGATTGCTTTGGAAGAATTCCCCATTTTTAATGCTAGTTATGATGATGACAAAGAGGAAATTATTTTAAAAAAAATTATTAATTTAGGAATTGCAGTTGATACTAAAGACGGTTTAATTGTTCCTAATGTCAAAAATGCTAATAAATTAAATCTTTTGGAATTAGCAAAAAACTTACAAGAAGTAGCAAAGGCAACTACCGAAAGAAAAGTTCAATTAGAACAATTACAAAACGGTACTTTTACTATCACTAATTTCGGTTCTTTAGATATTAGTTATGGTACTCCTGTGATTAACTATCCTGAATTAGCTATTTTAGGAGTTGGAAAAATTTCCAAAAAAGCCATTATAGAAAACAATCAAATTATTATTGCTGACATGTTACCACTTTCCCTTGCAATTGACCACCGTATTATTGATGGAGCTGACGGAGGAAGATTTTTAAAACGAATTAAAGAATTGTTAAGTTTACCTACTTTATTACTTTTATCTTAA
- the lpdA gene encoding dihydrolipoyl dehydrogenase: MKNYDILIIGGGPGGYVAAIKAAQLGAKVALIEKHKLGGICLNYGCIPTKAYLKSAKVYQTIKYAQDFGIIISQPPTFNWLSILNRKNKIVDQLTNGIAFLMKKNKIDVYNGFATVLSPNKIQVDEKLLETKNLIIATGSSAFIPPIPGALETYQKNILKTSKELLQLDKHPQNITIIGGGVIGVEFATIHKSFGADVTILERQANILNGSDSDIVDAYTKKLKADGINILTEVEINSIQDHKITYTHKKIKSTKEAEIILMAVGTRPNLAGLEKINLEKTNNSIITNEFLQTSLPGVYAIGDVNGKHMLAHVASHEAIIAVMHALGKSETHGINYCRIPSCIYGFPEIAAIGITEQEAKMKQINYKVSKVPLAAIGKALADGEKEGFAKIIVDKKHLEIIGMHIYAYNATELISEIAVGMELEGTAYELAQAIHPHPTLSELTFETLLGAIDKPIHV; the protein is encoded by the coding sequence ATGAAAAATTATGATATTTTAATAATTGGGGGAGGTCCCGGAGGATACGTAGCTGCTATCAAAGCAGCTCAATTAGGAGCTAAAGTGGCTTTAATAGAAAAACATAAATTAGGCGGTATTTGTCTTAATTATGGTTGTATCCCTACCAAAGCTTATTTAAAAAGCGCTAAAGTGTATCAAACTATCAAATATGCTCAAGATTTTGGCATTATAATTAGCCAACCTCCAACCTTTAATTGGCTTTCGATTTTGAATCGTAAAAATAAAATTGTTGATCAATTAACTAATGGTATTGCTTTTTTAATGAAAAAAAACAAAATTGATGTTTATAATGGTTTTGCAACTGTTCTTTCTCCTAACAAAATACAAGTTGACGAAAAATTATTAGAAACTAAAAATCTAATTATTGCAACAGGGTCAAGTGCTTTCATTCCTCCGATTCCAGGCGCTTTAGAAACTTATCAAAAAAATATTTTAAAAACTAGTAAAGAATTATTACAATTAGACAAACATCCTCAAAATATCACTATTATCGGTGGTGGAGTAATTGGGGTTGAGTTTGCTACTATTCATAAATCTTTCGGAGCCGATGTTACTATTTTAGAAAGACAAGCAAACATTTTAAATGGCTCAGATAGTGATATTGTCGATGCTTACACCAAAAAATTAAAAGCTGATGGGATTAATATTTTAACCGAAGTAGAAATTAATTCCATTCAGGATCACAAAATAACCTATACTCATAAAAAAATTAAAAGCACAAAAGAAGCAGAAATTATTTTGATGGCTGTAGGAACAAGACCCAACTTAGCCGGATTAGAAAAGATTAATTTAGAAAAAACTAATAACAGCATCATAACTAATGAATTTTTACAAACTTCTCTTCCTGGAGTTTATGCAATTGGTGATGTAAATGGCAAACATATGTTAGCCCACGTAGCCAGTCATGAAGCCATTATCGCTGTGATGCATGCCTTAGGAAAAAGTGAAACTCACGGGATAAATTATTGTCGTATTCCTTCTTGTATTTATGGCTTTCCTGAAATTGCTGCTATCGGAATTACTGAACAAGAAGCTAAAATGAAACAAATTAATTATAAAGTTTCTAAAGTTCCCCTTGCTGCCATCGGTAAAGCTTTAGCTGATGGTGAAAAAGAAGGATTTGCTAAAATAATTGTTGATAAAAAACATTTAGAAATTATTGGAATGCATATTTATGCTTATAATGCCACCGAATTAATTAGTGAAATTGCTGTTGGAATGGAATTAGAAGGAACAGCTTATGAACTTGCACAAGCTATTCATCCTCATCCAACATTATCAGAATTAACCTTTGAAACTCTTTTAGGGGCAATCGATAAACCGATTCATGTTTAA